The genomic window tagcaccttagagaccaactaagtttgttcttggtatgagctttcgtgtgcatgcacacttcttcagatacagtaatACAGTTATTCCAACTAATGAAAAATTACTAACAAGATAAAAGCAATCCATTTGTATATTGCAAGCATTGTCATATTTTCTATCCATCGCTCAAAGagggtcatagaatcagagaatcatagaccacaagggccatccagtccaaccccctgccaagcaggaaacaccatcaaagcattcctgacagatggctgtcaagcctccgcttaaagacctccaaagaaggagactccaccacactcctttgtagcaaattccactgtcgaacagctctcactgtcaggaagttcttcctaatgtttaggtggaatcttctttcttgtagtttgaatccattgctccgtgtccgcttctctggagcagcagaaaacaacctttctccctcttctatatgacatccttttatatatttgaacatggctatcatatcaccccttaaccttctcttctccaggctaaacatacccagctccctaagccgttcctcataaggcatcgtttccaggcctttgaacatgttggttgccctcttctggacacgttccagcttggcCATGGTTTTATCCCTCCAATGAATGAATATCAGACTTTTGGCAGTCAAACCCCATGGTTGGTATATGGTTTAAAATAATCTCTCTGCCTGAGAATTTTACATTTCCcccaaagcagggctttttttcagccagaactcagcagaactcagttctggtacctctcaagtgggcaccattgccattctaagagaacaagagaggcattcatggtgagttctagaaaaatagcactgccccaAAGTAGTATTTATTTGAAACAGTTCTTGCCATCAAaaacttcttcctaatgtttcagtCTTGGCCCTGAAAGCTAGGAAGAAAACACCGAGGTAACTCAATAACTTTTGACCTTATCACATGCAGAAACGGTTATGTGGAtgcttagaatcaaagaatttgGGAGGAATCAGAAAGGTCGTCCAAGTTTGCTGTTCCAAATAACCATTTCACTGCTGTTGCAAATGCTGTCATTTAAATTCTTTTGCTGTCTTTCAGGAGGACTACAACCAGCTCAGGCCTCTCTCTTACCCCAACACGGACGTGTTTTTGATCTGTTTCTCCGTGGTGAACCCTGCCTCGTACCACAACGTCCAGGAGGAATGGGTGCCGGAACTGAAAGTCTGCATGCCCCATGTGCCTTATGTTCTGATAGGAACACAGGTAAAGGACAGAGGAGCTCATGAATTGCTGAGGAGTCTGCAAAacaccgagagccagtgtggtgtagtggttaagagcggtagactcgtaatccggtgaaccgggttcgcgtccccgctcctccacgtgcagctgctctgtgaccttgggctagtcacacttctctgaagtctctcagccccactcacctcacagagtgtttgttgtgggagaggaagggaaaggagaatgttagccgctttgagactccttcgggtagtgataaagtggcatatcaaatccaaactcttcttcttctccttcttcttcggCATGTTCACACTAACTTGGCCAATTGGGAAAGCTCAGTCGGTACTCTTAattccagggttgtgggttcgaatcccatgTTGGACGaaaagggggctggactagagggccctgggggtcccttccaaatctacaactctctgattctacAGTTGCAGATGCCACACGATAGTCTCACTTTGTGACCATTAAAATGCTCAAATAGTGTGATGATGGATAGACAGATAGGACCTAGGCAGAAGGTTACTGCTCAGTGAGGGATGTATAGCTGTGAACAagcctttaacttttttttttttataagaatttattgccATTTTTTACTTATAATCACATACACccataaccacacctacatttatacacatacagaacaaaaacagctgaaaaaccaaatacaaacattgccaggatttctcttctttttaaacatctcataaaaaaaaaaaattcttgtgcttaatcttgacagttgacttcccctgccttttcaccttcgattttatacccacagtctactttttaacctctctttttttttttgaaaattaaacatAATTATACATGTAAAATAAGACATTCCTCTTAATCTTAGTCATCCTGATCTATAGACTTAGTCCACTCATCTTGACTTTACATACAACACATCGTCATAGATCTTCATTAATCATTTTTATCAAGTCTACATTATCAAATCTACACTCATCAAATCTATACTATCTTCTctgtcctttaaactgctgctaataacataggaacttcaaatatctcctttcttattcaaataaaaaataaaattcaatattGCTGACAGTGTTTACCCTCCGATTTCATAATACCATGACCAACtattttagattttatttaatacttcaccccacaccccctctgtccattgtccttcccCTGATGACGCCAGAACCAATCTTCCAAGTGGCTTCTTTCTCCagatatccacagatccaggcatagttcagaacactccttgccacgagcctcagggtacccatctcatcttcctccagctgctccatttctttatgccattccttttcttcttgtaaatatcttaattctttgtcccttgcccccgagctcacacctcggggactggatataacagaTCCTctcatcgtcttggggctgccacccccaaaaaacgaatttTTTTTCCGGAGTAGCTTTGTCGTTTCTTTCCATCCTTCcaacaaccctctcagctccttagcaaggctttcttccaatgtgtcaaagattttaaaagcctcctctgtgggcaattgattTCTTCTCAAACCCCCACACAAGGCTCTCACTTTTtgataaagcagttccagcctcaaagcattgagTCTTTGTTCTTCCGTTAGCCTAGCGTTCATAACAAGTTCAaagacgaaacccagcatggtggtagaggaggaggaagtgggtatcagattaCTTTTCTGTCTTctatgttcgtcgccattttcctaagccggagcgcaaacaccgcagctttaaacggagatattttccgctaattTACTTCTCAAAAGAAAGTTTCAACAGTCTCATATATCGAGTTTTAGAAACTTTGTAACCAGTACTGTAGCggcagtcactcaaattggttagcttctttcactcgaagggagggaggcaggctacctttctccttccccccggatcgtccgaaaAAATCCAGTATCTAGTCCAACAAATACTCACGACCCCTGGGTTTCTTTAGATCCATACATCAAAGGTAGAACtcagacgctcatcacaggctctgTCGctgcatttgcatcccggttggggcatgtcccctaaagcccagctccgtcgtcccttcacccccactccccctttacagggggggcgagggaagggttcggagctccacgggcacagccggggagcccagggtgcgggacgctcttcccgcaccccaaccggagccccgctttgcggtagcggggctcctaacccccgggatggactgggcgcctcgcagccgaagcagcccacgaccacccgcaatggcgtccgccgccggaagtagcctttaacttttttgggggggcgaggagtaacatctttattgaaagttcaaaaatgCATCACTATATGTGCACCAAACATGGTGagacacaaacaaaaaagaaaaaaaagaaaaaaccagaacccgtgcagaagggaaaacaaagggggggggagcccaaaaCTGTTACTTTACAAgtttgttattgtacttcaccagatcttaacctattgcAGTATttttaagaatggattccaatgaatttgtccatggcaagtctgcgtttatatgcaagttgttcatatgttgtgagCTTGTATAAACCTTCAATCCACTCATAGAAAGGagccatatttttatttttccaattcatcaataTCAGTCTTTTTGCCGTGGTCagggcacggagagtccactcgtattgtccttttgtaaggttccatgtgctgggaatataattcaagaggatattttgccctgtaaatgtaaggttgctccgtacagttctgttgatagtttcagttaccttctgccgaAAATCTTTCactataggacaatgaaaaaaaaacccacttttttagagaagcattatctctattgcatctccaacagttagagaccttagatagcccttttttcttttctgttttgaacAAGCCTGAAACTTTATGTCTGCTTTAAACTCCTAGATTGACCTACGAGATGATCCAAAAACCTTGACTCGACTGCTCTACATGAAGGAGAAGCCCCTGTCTTATGAACACGGCATCAAACTGGCTAAAGAGGTACTATTGCTCCCATTAAAACCAAGAGCAAAGTCACCGCGTACAAGGGCATGAAAATCATGCATAACTTGGCTGATTGAGCCAGGATTTGATCAGGCAAACTAGACCTACACCTGATTTGGGCCCTGCACCTTCCTTGTAAACTAAGCCCAGcttgttgtatgtatgtatgtatgtatgtatgtatgtatgtatgtatgtatgtatatcctgccttttccccagtCCAGGACTGAAGGCAGCTAACACAAATAAAACAGAGCCATCTAAAAACCTAGAAAAGACTATCATTACAATACAAGTTCTTCATAAGTGCCTATACATGCAGATTTTACTTCCACTCTGTCCGTATTTTTCTTCTGAGAGAATGAGAAGTCCgcggaagagggggaaaggatgtTTGATGGCTTTAGGTCAAATAGAACCTCCATGTCCATGTATAGTCCACCTGTGAATACCCATTGCTGGGGAGCAACGGCAGAATATAGATACTTGTCTTCATGCTCTGCTTGGAGGCTACTCCTAGAGGCACCTAGTTTAGCCACCATGGGatacaggatgctgggctaggatGCAAGCTAaagtatagatagatagatagatagatagatagatagatagatagatagatagatagacaggcaggcaggcaggcaggcaggcagatatagatagatgatagacgatagatagatagatagatagatagatagatagatagatagatagatagatagatagatagatagatagacagacagacagacaggcaggcaggcaggcaggcagatatagatagatgatagacgatagatagatagatagatagatagatagatagatagatagatagatagatagatgaaagatagacagatctagatagatagatgatgatagatagatagatagatagatagatagatagatagatagatagatagatagatagatagatgatagagagagagagacagagcgatgatagatagagagatagacagagatagatagatagatgatagatagatagatagatagatagatagacagatagatgaaaGATAAAGATAGACagatctagatagatagatagatagatagatagatagatagacagatagatgaaaGATAGAGATAGACAgatctagatagatagatgatagatagatagatagatagatagatagatgatagatagatgatagagagagagagagagagcgatgatagagagatagacagacagagatagatagatgatagatagatagatagatagatagatagatagatagatagatagatagatgatagagagaaagagacagagcgATGATagagagatagacagacagagatagatagatgatagatagatagatagatagatagatagatagatgatagatagatagaattatatgctgcccatctaacagggttgccccagacactctgggaggcttctagcaaataataaaacaacagtaaaaaaaatcttAGATAGCTTTAGACAAATTATTGGAGGAAGACAAAGGACTCTTCTTTTGGCCAAGATAGTCAAATGGAACCTCCTTGCCTGGGGGCACTCTACCTTTCAATACCCAGaagttattttcttgccaccatCGCTCAggcctgtctttctctctcttttttatccaTTCTAGATTGGTGCCCAGTGCTACCTGGAGTGCTCAGCCTTGACTCAGAAAGGCCTGAAGGCCGTCTTCGACGAAGCAATACTCACCATATTCAATcccaagaaaaaaaagaaaccgtGCGCTGAATGCGGCAGCTGCTGTCGAGTTGTATGACGATGACCGGAGTATCGGAACGGGGTTGGGCTGGTGTTTGGCCAGAGTCTTCCCATCCCACAATTTCACACCTGCACAAAGGATTGAAGGACATGACCGGAAAGGAGGGAGATCTTCCCCATCTGTGACTCCTCCTAAGCTTGCGCCTTCTCTTCGCCTTCTCACATCTTACCTGCTTTTTTCTAACCGCTACAGAGCTGTAGATACAAACAGCTGGTCCATATCGTGGTCACTTTTCCTCAGGCAAAGCTAGCTGATAAAGTAAAGCAGCTGAGAGAACTCTTCCTGCGGTGTCAGGATCCGTGGTGGGCTGGCAAAAACCGTGAAAATATCTCCAAGGATCCTGCAGCAGAACTGAGAGAATCTCTAGATTCGGTAATTTGTAGCCTTCAGCAACAACGAATGAATTGATTTGTTCCAGTATGAATATTCAATCATGACCAAACCTCAAAAGATAAATCAGGCAGGCAAATAACTCTTCCAGAGTTGACCGTGTTAAGATATTGTTGCAACATTAGAGATcctgttttaatctgcttttttaTGAATATTCCCTGTTTCGAAAAGAGCCTCATTTCTTGGAGGGAAGGTCGGAGGGAAATGATGTGGTATCAAACTgacatttactgtattttgtcttcctttttatatattgaGCATTATCCAACTAGAGAGCCATCAAAATGTATTGCCATTTTACCCTTTGGCAtctgggattgttgttgttgttttgtcgtgTGTTTTTTACTAAATTGAGTACCACACAACCGAATTTTCTTGCTTGTAAAATGCTATAGCCAGGGTCTAGAAGGAGCTGCATGTATATCCTGAATGCAGATCTAGTTCCTACTTCACCCTGTTGTTCTCGCTGTTGTTTTAAGATGTAGGATCCCAGAGCTGTCGAGTTGAAAggtaccccaggggtcatctagtccaaccccctgcaatgcaggaaattctGGGAAATTCTAAAGTGCTCATTGAACAACCTCCGAAAGGATATCGTAGAGTTGAGGAAGGTTCAGAAAATGGTAATGGAAATGATATATGGGATGACCAACTCCCCTGTTATagcatttgctgttttgttttgttttgttttgttttgttttgttttgttttgttttgttttggtttggtttggtttggtttggtttggtttggtttggtttggtttagagaaaaggtgagtgagaAGCAACACAatagaaatgtataaaatcaTAAAGTGGGTACATAGAgggtttttctccccctttctcctatCACAATGAAGATGAgtcttggaagattcaggacagataaaagaaagtgcttcttcgcACAGCGCCTGCAGGcaatgtggtacagtggttagagtgttggactaggacctgggagaccagggttcaaatccccactcagccgtgaaactcgctgggtggccttgggccggtcactgtctttcaacctaacctacctcacagggttgttgtgaggataagatgtggggagaccaagcaggtttgccaagttgagctccttggaagaaaggtgggatggaGACATtataacaaattgttgttgttgttcagtcgctcagtcgtgtgcgactcttcgtgaccccatggaccagagcacgccaggcacgcctatccttcactgcctcccgcagtttggccaaactcatgttagtagcttcgagaacactgtccaaccatctagtcctctgtcgtccccttctccttgtgccccccatctttcccaacatcagggtcttttccagggagtcttctcttctcatgaggtggccaaagtactggagcctcaacttcaggatctgtccttccagtgagcactcagggctgatttcttttgagaatggataggtttgatcttcttgcagtccatgggactctcaagagtctcctccagcaccataattcaaaagcatcaattctttggcgatcagccttctttatggtccagctctcacttccgtacattactactgggaacaaATGATAACAATCaaatagttaagctatggaattcaTGCTGACTGTGTGTCGTGACAGCAACCAACTTTGttggttttaaaaggggatttgacaaattcacggaggagagggctatctaTGGCTTCTAGCACAATGGCTATTTTGCACATGTTTtccttgggcatctggttggccatgttgggaacaggatggtggactcaataggcttttaaaaatctgccctgactcttccaactttcagcttccttGGGTGTGCACAAGTTCTGGTTACGGGAGAGGGAGAAacacttttctctatccattctcataccctccaacatttctctgatgaaaatagggatgccccgaggaaaagcagggcattccagcATCAGATACTGGGatgggcttctgtaaatccggggctgtccctggaaaacttgGAGGGGCTGCAGTCTCTCCAGGCCTTGCGTAATTTAAACATTTCTATCCTGCCACCCCTTACTTgccctttctctaaactaaaagtcTCAAATGTTTTTCATTCTAGTTTCCACGCAGCTACAAAGCGACCCAGAACTGCCTGGGACAACCCAGCGCCTTAAGGCTGCCGTAGGTGCCTTATTTACAAATGTTTTCCACGAATCATTTAAATGCAATTGGGAAGAGCAGCCTTCAGAAGCTCATGGCGATTTCCCCCCCTCACCTTATTTTGCTGAATGATAGCTTACCTGTGGAAAACTTTGTGCATGGGTCACCATTGTTGGAGTTTGGTATATATGGCAACGGAGAACCGAAATAAACAGTCTGCTGGCTGAGAGAACTAAGGAAAGATAAGATTTCTTACTCCTGTCAAACAAAGCTGTTATGAGTACCGAGCTATTATATGTGGCCATGATGGAGCTCAATGCTAACATGAAGCAGGAAGTAAGTAAAGCCTATGAGAAAAAAACAATCTGCAGGTAAGTTCCTCAAGAAGATTTTCAGCAAGGAAAGAAGAGTTTCCTTTTTGTCTGTCTCCCCTCCCGCTGGCTCAAGGGTCTTCCTGCACGTTGCTTTACTCCCAGCAATCATGTGGGGGTTaatggcatcctgatcaagtttgcagatgacaccaaattgggatgggtggctaataccccagaggacaggatcacacttcaaaatgaccttaacagattagagaactgggccagagcaaacaagatgaattttaaaagggagaaatgcaaagtactacacttgggcaaaaaaaatgaaaggcacaaatacaggatgggtgacacctggcttgagagcagtacatgtgaaaaggatctaggagtcttggtagaccataaacttgacatgagtcaacagtgtgatgcagcagctaaaaaagccaatgcaattctgggctgcatcaataggagtatagcgtctagatcaagggaggtaatagtaccactatattctgctctggtcagacctcacctggaatactgtgtcaagttctgggcaccacagttcaagaaggatactgacaagctggaacatgtccagaagagggcaaccaaaatggtcaaaggcctggaaacgatgccttatgaggaacggcttagggagctgggtatgtttagcctggagaagagaaggttaaggggtgatatgatagccatgttcaaatatataaaagaatgtc from Lacerta agilis isolate rLacAgi1 chromosome 1, rLacAgi1.pri, whole genome shotgun sequence includes these protein-coding regions:
- the RHOJ gene encoding LOW QUALITY PROTEIN: rho-related GTP-binding protein RhoJ (The sequence of the model RefSeq protein was modified relative to this genomic sequence to represent the inferred CDS: inserted 2 bases in 1 codon), producing the protein MSSKEEEPSHPDGSVKKMLKCVVVGDGAXGKTCLLMSYANDAFPEEYVPTVFDHYAVTVTVGGRQHLLGLYDTAGQEDYNQLRPLSYPNTDVFLICFSVVNPASYHNVQEEWVPELKVCMPHVPYVLIGTQIDLRDDPKTLTRLLYMKEKPLSYEHGIKLAKEIGAQCYLECSALTQKGLKAVFDEAILTIFNPKKKKKPCAECGSCCRVV